TCAGGTTCCCGTCAGGGGATTGTCGTTGTAGATTTGACTaatttgtgattttgtgaaatGTGTTCAGGTACAACCTGCTGTTCTTTGTGTCTGGTGGGGGGAAGTTCAACTACCAGGGCACCAAACGTTGGCTGGAGGACAATCTGGACCATACAGGTATTTTTGTTCAGTTCATACATTTCTGCCCACAGAAAGGAGTATAAGTATTCATGCAGCTGGATTTGGTTAGATATACAATTCTGGGGCTATGATTCAATTTTAAAACAATACTCAAAATCTGAATAAGGACAATTATTTGAATTTAATTACttttaaatgcaaaatgaaGTACAATTCAAGACCAATTTATTCCCAAACCAGTCTGAAAAGACAAATAGATACATTAAGATACACTACATCTGTAACCGATTGTTTACTTTATAGTGGGGAATTTTCTATGGTTGAGAAAATTCACCACTATAAAGTAACCAAACAGTTACTTTTTAATGCTTCTTGTTGAAGCAGATCAGAACAAAATAACAACACTATTATAGTTAGAACcagtccttgtttttttttctctacatACAATATTTGGTTACATCGCTGTGTTTAAACATGGCAGGtgccctttttatttatttttataccctCTGtctttcaatatttttaaacgTAATTGTTAACTTCTCCTTGTCGTCCATacctttccctctctttctccgtaGACTCCAGTTTGCTGCAGGACAACGTAGCCTTTGTGTTGTGTCTAGACACTCTGGGGAACGGAGACTCTTTGCACCTTCATGTGTCCAAACCTCCTAAAGAGGGAACTCCTCAGTATTCTCTACTTAAAGAGCTGGAGATGGTAAGAACCTCAAGGCTCGATACACCTCAGTCTGATTATTGAGTCGCTTAAATGACTCTCACTACAACCTTggacaaaaacatgttaaaacacACTCTTATTTAGTAGCAGATATATAGGTCTGTATAAATAATCTCTTAACCTATATAGAAATGTAAATGGCCATGCAAACTCAGCACTATCCCCCTTTAACACTGTAGATATTTCTGTAACACAACAGCAGTTTTACTTCGTTCTTGAGTCACATCATTTTTAGGTGGTGAACCagagtaggcctgcacgataaatcgttataaaatcgcgatctcaaTTCACCCCTGTTCACCATTTAATTTTTAAagatttctttcttcttttttttcttctttttttctccttcaattaatttattgaaagcatttgacattgaaattgacatgttttaattatgtaaagacatgttcaaggagaTCAGATAGAGtgaaaaaatcgtggcagagaatcatgatatcaattctaagataaaaaaatcgtgattcatatttttccccaaatcgtgcaggcctaaacCAGAGCACATGAGCTGCTTCACCCTAAATGAACTTGTGTGCTCTAACTTAATGTTTTTTCTTAATGAATACCAACTGATGTGTACAGAGTTGTAATTGTTAGttgattaaaagtaaaaaaaacaaaaatctgctTTTACCGATGCCCTGGAGCCTACACCTAGTTTTTCCTGATACAAGCAGTTTTAATCAGTTTTgctctacttttctttttaaacccaCAGCACATAGATTATAGGCTATGATTTAGGATTATATTTCTCATTTCCTCTCAGGTGGCTGCGAGTCAGTTCCCAGAAGTCAAGTTCTCTATGGTTCACAAGAAAATCAACCTGGCCGACAACATGCTGGCCTGGGAGCACGAGCGCTTCGGGATCCGCCGGCTGCCGGCCTTCACGTTGTCCCATCTGCCCTCCCACCGCCTGGCTCAGCGCTCCAGCATCATGGACGTGCGGTCAGTGTCCCCCTCCTCTCGCCATGGAGCGGGAGAGCCCCCTGCTGGGTGGGTTCATTACTGCAAGTCTCTGAATCACAGAGAAAAGAGATTCCATTCTAGCTGCCAGTCATTTTGTTCATGTCACAGGTGTTGTTATAGACCCATTCCTTTGCACCTCTGCTATCAAGTCCCTTTATACACCTTCCATGAAAAGAGTGTTGTGAGGGCACGACCACTGCATATTCTGCATCATTCACGACTGTATTTATGCACTCCCGCCACATGTGGAATGAGCGTGTGAGGTTTTAGATTTGATACTGTCTGAGTGTGGCAGAAACACCTTTTGTCCTCTCATTTCCACTCTTCACTCCTCCTTTATCTCATACTGCTCCTGTAACTATCCACGTccccgtctctctgtctgttagTAAACCATTTATCCACTTGACCTCACAGTTGATTTGATATTTCTCAAACGTTCTGCATTCCAGCCCACCTGTGTGAAAATGGATGCTCTGTAACTggtttctcttctctcccttGCTGCAGAGGGTTTCTGGTTTCTCTCCTTACGTTTTAGCGTTTTTTTACCATTTCTAACTGTCTGCACACTTGTGTTCCTGTTTTACAGGCCTCATGTCGATGTGAAGAAACTCAGCAGGAACACCAAGCTGGTAGCAGAGGCACTGGCAAGGGTCATTTACAACCTCACTGAAAAggtcagtggtggaggaagtgaggaagtactgaatctcagtacttaagtagaagtacaaataaccataactaaattactttagtaaaaagtagaagtacaacaatgacaaccctgcttaagtaaaagtaaaaagtacctgtttttaaatgtactttaagtattaaaagtaaaatacttgcataacgatttattctcttataatgtctatattctaataataaaaacaaaaaaaaacagtatgggctgtggcattttaattaagttagttttaggttaatgtaATTGTGCTTATTAAATGCTAtagaagggcgggtcttggcgtggccatagtgggattcgtaatatcgcgagcggcaccgggagctggacggccgctgctgaaggcttccctttggactgcaaacgtgtgacggtcaggaagacgttttggcagggagtaaaactgatcagaaaatgtaacggaacgttgtagaaatgtagtggagtagaaaatataaataattgcTGCAatgaagtaaaagtcaaaagtatgcactattgattgtaggctacttaagtaaagtacagatacgtgaaaaatgtacttaagtacagtaacgaagtatttgtacttcgttacattccaccactggaaaaGGTAAACACACAGATGGAGAAAATGCTTTATACTGCGTGTGCTTTCTGCCTGTGATGTgacatgtttgttgtttgtgtacTGTGCTGCACAGGGGGCTCCTGGAGACCTGCAGATCTTCACTGAACAGATGGTAAGTCACTAAACTGAGGGCACGGTGGTAACAGAGCTCTAAAAGAAACGGC
This sequence is a window from Sander lucioperca isolate FBNREF2018 chromosome 11, SLUC_FBN_1.2, whole genome shotgun sequence. Protein-coding genes within it:
- the LOC116055208 gene encoding nicalin-1-like — its product is MLEDKVVCVGSKYNLLFFVSGGGKFNYQGTKRWLEDNLDHTDSSLLQDNVAFVLCLDTLGNGDSLHLHVSKPPKEGTPQYSLLKELEMVAASQFPEVKFSMVHKKINLADNMLAWEHERFGIRRLPAFTLSHLPSHRLAQRSSIMDVRSVSPSSRHGAGEPPAGPHVDVKKLSRNTKLVAEALARVIYNLTEKGAPGDLQIFTEQMQVQDEQLSAVVDWLTAQPRAAQLVNKDSSVVSTLEYHLGHYLKDVKRHYVKADKRDPEFVFYDQLKQTMNAYRYAVMSSSSEMLKCTSS